One Candidatus Planktophila limnetica DNA segment encodes these proteins:
- the gltB gene encoding glutamate synthase large subunit, whose product MSLQSNYPIAQGLYDPANEHDACGVAMVATINKVATHEIVAKGLTALRNLEHRGASGAEPDSGDGAGILICIPDAFYRAVLSFELPPEGSYATGIGFIEPSADVKDSIAKIAAEEGLKILGWRELPINSSALGKTALSVMPRFEQVFVAGLKNESGITLDRLAYCLRKRAEHSLPIYFPSLTSKTIVYKGMLTTGQLEEFFPDLSDERVISPLALVHSRFSTNTFPSWPLAHPYRFIAHNGEINTVKGNRNWMRARETLLQSDVIPGDLKRIFPIVDPTGSDSASFDEVLELLYLGGRSLAHSVLMMIPEAWENHTSMSQERRDFYAFHASLMEPWDGPACVTFTDGHQIGAVLDRNGLRPSRFWITKDGLVVLASEVGVLDIPADEIARKGRLQPGKMFLVDIEQGRIIEDEEIKDTLAKSAPYGQWLHDGIMKLNELPPREHIIYPHSSVVRRQRAFGYTEEELRILVTPMAKNGAEPLGSMGTDSPIAALSEKPRLLFDYFSQLFAQVTNPPLDAIREELVTSLGGSVGPEHNLLDPGPESCRQISLAFPVINNDELAKIIHVNADGEYPGLETYVVRGLFQVAGGGESLRKRLDEIAAEVSTAIAGGARIIVLSDRDGDAEDAPIPSLLLTSAVHHHLIREKTRTTVGLVVEAGDVREVHHVALLIGYGAAAVNPYLAMESAEDLVLQGVITGITPEKAVANLIKSLGKGVLKVMSKMGISTIASYTGAQVFEAIGLSQDLVDRYFTGTTSRLGGIGLDIIAKETIARHHIAYPPGGEVPGSRRLPIGGEYQWRREGEPHLFDPETVFTLQHSTRAKRYDIFKRYTHKIDEQSKALMTLRGLFAFKEHTAISIDEVEPISEILKRFSTGAMSYGSISQEAHETLAIAMNRIGAKSNTGEGGEDPERYVAMANGDSKRSAIKQVASGRFGVTSEYLVNADDIQIKIAQGAKPGEGGQLPGNKVYPWIAKVRYSTPGVGLISPPPHHDIYSIEDLAQLIHDLKNANKDARIHVKLVAEVGVGTVAAGVSKAHADVVLISGHDGGTGASPLTSLKHAGAPWELGLAETQQTLLLNGLRDRIVVQTDGQLKTGRDVVIAALLGAEEFGFATAPLVVSGCVMMRVCHLDTCPVGVATQNPELRKRFTGKPEFVETFFEYIAEEVRELLAQLGFKTLQEAIGHVEYLDTRDAVNYWKAHGLDLAPLLMRPDVDSALHRITTQDHGLVNALDNKLIELSAAALKSKEPVRIDLPIRNVNRTVGTMLGSQITRTYGADGLDPDTIDVTLHGSSGQSLGAFIPRGLTIRLYGDANDYVAKGISGGRVIVRPDEKAQFASHENVIAGNVIGYGATSGEILIRGMVGERFCVRNSGAIAVVEGVGDHGCEYMTGGTVVVLGRTGRNFAAGMSGGRAFILDLDHAQVNQDMVDIFAVPNDQKEIVRALISSFEVETGSVIAHDLLADWDKALGRISLVMPRDYARVLNAIEKANREGLPVDQYVMEVAALG is encoded by the coding sequence ATGAGTTTGCAATCCAATTATCCAATTGCACAAGGGTTATATGACCCTGCCAACGAGCATGATGCTTGTGGTGTTGCGATGGTTGCAACCATAAATAAAGTAGCAACACACGAAATTGTTGCAAAGGGTTTAACCGCGCTTCGCAATCTAGAACACCGCGGAGCATCGGGGGCAGAACCAGATAGCGGCGATGGCGCAGGAATTCTTATTTGTATTCCAGATGCTTTTTATCGCGCAGTTCTATCCTTTGAACTACCACCAGAAGGATCCTATGCAACCGGTATTGGCTTTATTGAACCCAGTGCTGATGTTAAAGATTCAATTGCGAAGATAGCTGCAGAAGAAGGATTAAAGATTTTAGGGTGGCGCGAGCTGCCAATTAATTCATCGGCTTTAGGTAAAACTGCTCTTTCAGTCATGCCACGATTTGAACAAGTCTTTGTCGCTGGTTTGAAAAACGAATCAGGCATCACACTGGACAGACTTGCCTATTGTCTGCGCAAGAGAGCAGAACACTCTTTGCCTATTTACTTTCCATCCCTTACTTCTAAAACTATTGTCTACAAGGGAATGCTTACAACAGGGCAATTAGAAGAGTTCTTTCCTGACCTCAGTGATGAAAGAGTAATTTCACCTCTGGCACTTGTTCACTCTCGTTTTTCAACTAATACATTCCCGTCCTGGCCTCTTGCGCATCCTTATCGTTTCATTGCACACAATGGCGAAATTAATACCGTTAAGGGAAATCGAAATTGGATGCGTGCACGCGAAACTTTGTTGCAGAGCGATGTAATTCCTGGAGATCTAAAGAGAATTTTTCCTATTGTGGATCCAACAGGTAGTGACTCCGCCTCCTTTGATGAAGTACTCGAGCTGTTGTATTTGGGTGGACGATCACTTGCTCACTCTGTATTAATGATGATTCCAGAAGCGTGGGAAAACCATACTTCTATGTCACAAGAGCGCAGAGATTTTTACGCATTTCACGCATCCCTTATGGAGCCGTGGGATGGACCTGCTTGCGTGACTTTTACAGATGGTCATCAAATTGGTGCGGTGTTAGACCGAAACGGTTTACGTCCTTCACGTTTTTGGATTACTAAAGATGGCTTAGTTGTACTTGCAAGTGAAGTAGGAGTACTTGATATTCCTGCAGATGAAATTGCGCGCAAAGGTCGCTTGCAGCCAGGAAAAATGTTCCTTGTTGACATTGAACAAGGACGCATTATTGAAGATGAAGAGATCAAAGATACCTTGGCAAAGAGTGCGCCATATGGTCAGTGGCTTCACGATGGAATTATGAAGCTCAATGAGTTACCTCCACGTGAACATATTATTTATCCCCACTCATCAGTTGTTCGCAGACAACGTGCATTTGGGTACACAGAAGAAGAATTACGCATTTTGGTAACACCCATGGCTAAAAATGGAGCAGAGCCGCTTGGTTCCATGGGAACAGATTCGCCTATTGCTGCTCTTTCTGAAAAACCACGACTTCTTTTTGATTACTTCTCACAATTATTTGCCCAAGTTACAAATCCACCTTTAGATGCTATCCGTGAAGAGTTGGTGACAAGTCTTGGTGGATCAGTTGGACCAGAACATAATCTTTTAGATCCAGGACCTGAATCGTGTAGACAAATTTCATTGGCTTTTCCTGTGATAAACAATGATGAATTAGCAAAGATTATTCACGTAAATGCTGATGGTGAATATCCAGGATTAGAAACTTATGTTGTCCGTGGGCTCTTCCAGGTTGCAGGTGGGGGAGAATCACTTCGTAAACGTTTAGATGAAATTGCAGCCGAAGTATCCACCGCTATTGCAGGCGGTGCGCGCATTATTGTTTTATCTGATCGCGATGGCGATGCAGAGGATGCACCGATTCCATCACTGTTGCTTACATCGGCAGTGCATCACCATTTGATTCGCGAAAAAACTCGCACAACTGTTGGACTTGTAGTTGAAGCTGGCGATGTGCGAGAAGTGCACCACGTTGCATTACTTATTGGTTACGGCGCAGCAGCTGTTAATCCTTATCTTGCTATGGAAAGCGCCGAAGATTTAGTGTTGCAAGGAGTTATCACAGGAATTACCCCAGAAAAAGCTGTTGCAAACCTCATTAAGAGTCTGGGTAAAGGCGTTCTCAAAGTTATGTCGAAAATGGGAATCTCAACAATCGCTTCTTATACAGGTGCACAAGTATTTGAAGCCATTGGCTTGTCCCAAGATTTAGTAGATCGATACTTCACAGGAACTACATCTCGCCTAGGTGGCATCGGCTTAGACATCATTGCTAAAGAAACCATTGCGCGCCATCACATTGCTTATCCACCTGGCGGTGAAGTACCAGGTTCACGCCGACTTCCAATCGGTGGTGAATATCAATGGCGCCGTGAAGGTGAACCACATCTATTTGATCCGGAAACTGTATTTACTTTGCAGCATTCAACTCGCGCGAAGCGTTATGACATATTTAAAAGATATACCCACAAAATTGATGAACAGAGCAAAGCGTTAATGACTCTGCGCGGACTCTTTGCTTTCAAAGAACATACGGCGATTTCAATTGATGAAGTAGAACCAATTTCAGAAATTCTCAAGCGTTTTTCAACAGGCGCCATGTCTTATGGATCCATCTCACAAGAAGCTCACGAAACATTGGCAATTGCAATGAATCGCATCGGTGCTAAATCAAATACAGGTGAAGGTGGGGAAGACCCAGAGCGATATGTTGCGATGGCTAATGGAGATTCAAAGCGATCAGCTATTAAGCAAGTTGCTAGCGGCCGCTTTGGCGTGACAAGTGAATATCTTGTTAATGCTGATGACATTCAAATTAAAATTGCGCAAGGCGCAAAACCTGGCGAAGGTGGACAACTGCCAGGTAACAAGGTGTATCCGTGGATTGCAAAAGTTAGGTACTCAACACCGGGTGTTGGCTTAATTTCGCCTCCACCGCATCATGATATTTATTCAATTGAAGATCTTGCTCAGTTAATTCATGATCTTAAGAATGCAAATAAGGATGCGCGTATTCACGTTAAGTTAGTTGCCGAAGTAGGCGTTGGAACAGTTGCGGCAGGTGTGAGTAAGGCACACGCTGATGTTGTTTTAATCTCTGGACACGATGGCGGAACTGGTGCTTCTCCACTGACTTCACTTAAGCATGCAGGTGCACCATGGGAACTTGGGTTAGCTGAGACTCAACAAACTTTATTGCTCAACGGTTTGCGCGATCGAATCGTCGTGCAAACAGATGGTCAGCTAAAAACTGGGCGAGATGTCGTAATTGCAGCTCTGTTAGGCGCCGAAGAATTTGGCTTTGCGACAGCGCCGCTAGTTGTCTCAGGTTGTGTGATGATGCGCGTGTGTCACTTAGATACATGCCCTGTTGGTGTTGCAACACAAAATCCAGAGCTGCGTAAGCGCTTTACTGGTAAACCAGAATTTGTTGAAACATTCTTTGAATACATCGCAGAAGAAGTGCGAGAACTTCTCGCTCAACTTGGATTTAAGACTCTTCAGGAAGCCATTGGTCACGTCGAATATCTAGATACTCGAGACGCTGTTAATTACTGGAAAGCTCATGGATTAGATCTTGCACCACTTCTTATGCGCCCAGATGTTGATAGCGCCCTGCATCGCATAACAACTCAAGATCACGGTTTAGTAAATGCCCTCGATAACAAACTTATTGAATTATCTGCAGCCGCTTTGAAATCTAAAGAGCCTGTTCGAATAGATTTGCCAATTCGAAATGTAAATCGAACAGTAGGAACAATGCTTGGTTCACAGATCACTCGCACCTACGGTGCAGATGGATTAGACCCAGACACTATCGATGTGACTTTACATGGCTCATCAGGGCAATCACTGGGCGCATTTATTCCACGTGGACTCACAATTCGTCTCTACGGCGATGCTAATGATTACGTTGCAAAGGGTATTTCTGGCGGGCGAGTAATTGTTCGCCCCGATGAGAAAGCGCAATTCGCATCTCATGAGAATGTGATTGCTGGCAACGTTATTGGATACGGCGCAACATCTGGTGAAATCTTGATTCGTGGCATGGTTGGTGAAAGATTCTGTGTGCGAAATTCAGGTGCCATTGCAGTTGTTGAAGGTGTTGGCGATCATGGTTGTGAATACATGACTGGCGGCACAGTTGTAGTTCTAGGTCGCACAGGTAGAAATTTTGCAGCAGGAATGTCTGGCGGACGCGCTTTCATTTTGGATTTGGATCATGCTCAAGTAAATCAAGACATGGTTGATATCTTCGCTGTTCCAAATGATCAAAAAGAGATTGTGCGCGCTTTAATTTCATCCTTTGAAGTTGAAACAGGTTCTGTCATTGCTCATGATTTACTCGCCGATTGGGATAAAGCACTTGGACGCATCTCCTTGGTTATGCCAAGAGATTACGCACGAGTTCTCAATGCAATCGAGAAAGCCAATCGCGAAGGTTTGCCTGTTGATCAATACGTAATGGAGGTGGCCGCTCTTGGCTGA